From Bicyclus anynana chromosome 18, ilBicAnyn1.1, whole genome shotgun sequence, a single genomic window includes:
- the LOC112046090 gene encoding uncharacterized protein LOC112046090 isoform X2: protein MLLVIHNLPYHMRFCDVKAFIEEKCGLKEVILDKFANEGLNKRVTVGLADEGDAALLVRRLNGLFVDGYQLYVEDVRQSKSSEQPYRPPENPHVQKVMPTQPAQYEQPSQTASASMSSMMAMPLAYSNLPFYMSPVQSTYTGYDNQASQMLYNPQKQPFYQTHQQPRVENQWNPQPAYANYPEQSQRSPVADRGSSEGPGPQWGEKRDARMSPMRNEQTQFDWHDRDRTESSRSDRGYRRSPDREQDRSADRSSRSDKSRRNEFDRKAKHDRRDRSPRYRDEGNGGHRNDRTRHQHSSYIERSPPRDRDFGRSRRGEERPHFDDRGRNYDRSGRRERGGEIRRGADKFRDDGKFRDDDKFRDDDKFRDDDKFRDYDKFRDDDRYEPRDTRRGDQAYDQRISGKKRPYSEISPSTKYDSNKSRDGKFWDKEKVEERGFDRNDFYERSRSKRENDDAGESKINNSKPDKALEAATMKAMMKRHNGWRYQVAATLANEVIASRNKVHQSSIENYFALIKKMKACIVARIDVLLGDTICSSIKEMRDAYRMKFTSEDDLPFFNAVFEKVKYDNQDNATAGDSQDDAPPSKSGMMPPPALPSKLPSAANPRPANPPFQNRASNPTQFQPPQNLNPTPQFPPNPNPYFQNVGQTVVPRFQNRAPTSTPQFQNRAPTSTPQFQNRAPTSTPQFQNRAPIPISQLQHRGPTSTPQFRNQQPSTSHLLSTPPARFRLPVPPAKPPKPVTQPPKPTKETPTIFTTKKGIPVFNVNLMKNNKVFATKQVKKSKMLHKMEFRDEVVYETDPLVKQAIEDEVNTMLELYTARHEKHLKKSEFKVYKKIVEETTPLFKKVMTLNLTKRILNITTGLILRVFPEGNKWPNAETFRNYMVQEGVVHVKKAPKMYVITCGSFKCYDKLAAAESITVDNCKMSVKVMHVAGPRLSIREKLRASKFKMTQEARRAELGDGNGADNVVQEGSTSDQDVMIVDKEDNVVQIDDDDGDQSGNVAATRSTEVAICSPEEASLRRRIGWLLKVAQRSGMADDWAAYSDARVEFFWLFDKDNKFDDDFEDENDKEYKNYEYQNDNNKMGKNDKDKNVMDKNDEDKNGMDKNDENKGAVVKKKRKKKKRRKASLLSTSHDQVKNDEDKNVEGQNDEDKNDKDKNEMDNNDEDKNVIDKNEEAIVKKNRKNASLLKHDEEKNDEDKNDKGKSEMDNNDEDNNEMAKKDQNKGDIVKKKKKKKKKRKNDDVVQEGRTSDQADVVIVDKEDNVVKVDDDGDQSGNVAATKSTLVSNPMVIRSQNEALIGRHLKTLFKTAKKSGLPDDWAAYTKAKNKLMPYFFKGESANRLKHGDEKNDEDKNVEGNNVENKDNEDKNDEDKNFEGKNDEDKNFKGKSDEGMNDEDKNFKGMHGEGKNDEDKNDKTEGVVKRKRRRGPKRLDGSRVHLPKYKPALLPTNVDDKDLIKLIRQLAADDETNVESSEKQADTTERDGETEQNVSASEQGAVTAGDNDKTLETKDETTEQKDETLEKDKTDQNATSEGEITENNVATLDNEGEITEQNIEDESSNQNVETSETSQTDFNMAEDNMESNVIDDIADDDLEDF, encoded by the exons aGCTCTGAACAACCCTACCGTCCACCAGAAAACCCCCATGTTCAAAAAGTTATGCCAACACAACCAGCCCAGTATGAGCAGCCGTCACAAACAGCAAGTGCATCCATGTCTAGCATGATGGCCATGCCATTGGCGTACAGCAATCTGCCATTTTACATGTCTCCTGTACAG AGCACATATACAGGCTACGACAATCAAGCTTCACAAATGCTGTATAACCCTCAAAAGCAACCATTCTACCAGACTCATCAACAACCTAGAGTAGAAAACCAATGGAACCCACAACCGGCATATGCCAATTACCCGGAACAGTCTCAGCGCTCACCTGTCGCTGATCGGGGCTCCTCTGAAGGTCCCGGACCGCAATGGGGAGAGAAACGAGATGCTCGTATGTCCCCTATGCGGAACGAACAGACCCAATTCGATTGGCATGACAGAGATCGAACTGAATCCTCTAGAAGCGATCGAGGCTATCGGCGATCTCCTGATCGAGAACAGGACAGATCTGCTGATAGATCCTCACGATCAGACAAGTCTAGACGGAACGAGTTCGATAGAAAAGCGAAACATGACCGTCGTGATCGCTCGCCTCGATATCGCGACGAGGGCAATGGCGGTCATCGCAACGACCGCACAAGGCACCAACATTCCTCATACATAGAACGATCTCCTCCGCGTGACCGAGACTTCGGAAGAAGTAGACGCGGTGAAGAGCGGCCACATTTCGATGATCGCGGACGTAATTACGATAGAAGTGGTCGCCGTGAACGAGGTGGCGAGATAAGACGTGGTGCGGACAAATTCCGTGATGACGGCAAATTCCGTGATGATGACAAATTCCGTGATGACGACAAATTCCGTGATGACGACAAATTCCGTGATTACGACAAATTCCGTGATGACGACAGATACGAGCCACGCGATACTAGACGCGGTGACCAGGCTTACGATCAGCGTATATCGGGTAAGAAGAGACCCTATTCAGAAATTTCCCCGTCAACTAAATACGATTCTAATAAATCCAGGGATGGTAAATTTTGGGACAAAGAAAAAGTTGAAGAACGTGGATTCGATCGCAATGATTTCTATGAACGTTCACGATCGAAACGGGAGAACGACGATGCCGGCGagtctaaaataaataactcaaaACCAGACAAAGCTTTGGAGGCAGCGACAATGAAGGCCATGATGAAAAGACATAACGGCTGGCGTTACCAGGTCGCTGCCACGCTGGCGAATGAAGTTATAGCAAGTAGAAACAAGGTTCATCAGAGCAGCATTGAGAACTATTTTGCCTTAATAAAAAAGATGAAAGCGTGCATCGTGGCCCGCATAGACGTCCTCTTGGGAGATACGATTTGTTCCTCGATAAAGGAAATGAGAGATGCGTATCGTATGAAATTCACTTCCGAAGATGATCTTCCGTTCTTCAACGCAGTCTTCGAGAAGGTTAAATATGATAATCAAGACAATGCAACGGCAG GTGACAGTCAGGATGATGCACCCCCAAGCAAAAGCGGTATGATGCCGCCTCCAGCGCTGCCCAGCAAATTACCGAGCGCTGCGAATCCAC GTCCAGCAAATCCGCCATTCCAGAACAGGGCATCAAACCCTACTCAATTCCAGCCTCCTCAAAACCTCAATCCAACACCACAGTTCCCTCCTAATCCAAATCCATATTTCCAAAATGTAGGACAGACTGTTGTTCCGAGATTCCAGAACAGAGCACCGACCTCAACTCCCCAATTCCAGAACAGAGCACCGACTTCAACTCCCCAATTCCAGAACAGAGCACCGACCTCAACTCCCCAATTCCAGAACAGAGCTCCGATCCCAATTTCCCAATTGCAGCACAGAGGGCCGACATCAACTCCCCAATTCCGGAACCAACAGCCGTCAACTTCTCACTTGCTTTCCACGCCACCTGCCCGCTTCAGGCTACCGGTGCCACCCGCAAAGCCACCCAAGCCAGTTACCCAGCCACCCAAACCAACGAAGGAAACTCCGACCATCTTCACAACAAAGAAAGGCATTCCTGTATTCAATGTCAATCTAATGAAGAATAATAAAGTGTTTG ctACAAAGCAAGTAAAGA AATCTAAAATGTTGCATAAGATGGAATTCAGAGATGAGGTGGTGTATGAGACGGACCCCCTGGTGAAGCAGGCTATAGAAGATGAGGTCAACACAATGCTGGAATTG TACACGGCTCGCCATGAGAAACACTTGAAGAAATCGGAATTTAAAGTCTACAAGAAAATTGTCGAAGAAACAACGCCTCTTTTTAAAAAG GTAATGACCCTGAACTTGACGAAGCGCATCCTCAACATCACCACGGGCCTCATCCTGCGCGTGTTCCCCGAGGGCAACAAGTGGCCCAACGCAGAGACCTTCAGGAACTACATGGTACAAGAGGGCGTCGTCCACGTGAAGAAGGCCCCGAAGATGTACGTAATCACGTGCGGCAGCTTCAAGTGTTACGACAAACTGGCGGCGGCGGAGTCCATCACTGTTG ATAATTGCAAGATGAGTGTAAAAGTGATGCACGTGGCGGGCCCGAGGCTGAGCATCAGGGAGAAGCTGCGCGCGTCTAAGTTCAAGATGACGCAGGAGGCGCGCCGCGCTGAGCTCGGCGATGGGAATGGTGCAG ATAATGTAGTCCAGGAGGGAAGCACTAGTGATCAGGACGTGATGATTGTCGATAAAGAAGACAATGTCGTTCAgatcgatgatgatgatggtgatcagTCGGGTAATGTTGCAG CAACCAGAAGCACCGAAGTGGCGATTTGCTCGCCGGAGGAGGCTTCGCTGCGGCGGCGCATCGGATGGCTGCTGAAGGTCGCCCAGAGGTCAGGCATGGCCGACGACTGGGCCGCGTACTCTGACGCCAGAGTAGAGTTCTTTTGGTTATTCGATAAGGATAATAAATTTG ATGACGACTTTGAGGATGAGAATGACAAGGAGTATAAAAATTACGAGTATCAGAATGACAATAATAAGATGGGCAAGAATGATAAGGATAAAAATGTAATGGACAAGAATGATGAGGATAAGAATGGAATGGACAAGAATGACGAGAATAAAGGAGCTGTAGTAAAGAAGAAGAGGAAAAAGAAAAAACGCAGAAAGG CGAGTCTGTTAAGTACCAGTCATGACCAGGTAAAGAATGACGAGGACAAGAATGTCGAGGGACAGAATGACGAGGACAAAAATGACAAGGATAAGAATGAAATGGACAATAATGATGAGGATAAAAATGTAATAGACAAGAATGAGGAAGCTATAGTAAAGAAGAATCGCAAAAATg CGAGTCTGTTAAAACATGACGAGGAAAAGAATGACGAGGACAAAAATGACAAGGGTAAAAGTGAGATGGACAACAATGATGAGGATAATAATGAAATGGCCAAGAAAGACCAGAATAAGGGAGACATagtaaagaagaagaagaagaaaaagaaaaaacgcAAAAATG atGATGTAGTCCAGGAGGGAAGAACAAGTGATCAGGCGGATGTCGTGATTGTCGATAAAGAAGACAATGTCGTTAAGgtcgatgatgatggtgatcagTCGGGTAATGTTGCAG CGACCAAGAGCACCTTAGTGAGCAACCCGATGGTGATTCGCTCGCAAAATGAGGCGTTAATAGGGCGGCATCTCAAGACACTGTTCAAGACCGCCAAGAAGTCAGGCCTGCCCGACGACTGGGCCGCCTATACTAAGGCCAAAAACAAGCTCATGCCATATTTCTTTAAGGGTGAATCAG CGAATCGGTTAAAACATGGCGACGAAAAGAATGACGAAGACAAGAATGTCGAGGGCAATAATGTCGAAAACAAGGATAACGAGGACAAGAATGACGAGGATAAGAATTTCGAAGGCAAGAATGACGAGGATAAGAATTTCAAGGGCAAGAGTGATGAGGGTATGAATGACGAGGACAAGAATTTCAAGGGCATGCATGGCGAGGGCAAGAATGACGAGGATAAAAATGACAAGACTGAGGGAGTTGTAAAGAGGAAAAGACGCAGAGGTCCAAAGCGCCTTGATGGCAGTAGGGTGCACTTACCAAAATATAAACCTGCACTTTTACCCACAAATG tTGACGACAAAGATCTGATAAAGTTGATCAGGCAACTCGCAGCTGATGATGAAACTAATGTTGAGTCATCTGAGAAACAAGCCGATACAACTGAACGCGATGGTGAAACAGAACAGAATGTCTCTGCCTCAGAACAGGGAGCCGTAACAGCTGGTGACAATGATAAAACATTAGAAACAAAAGATGAAACAACTGAACAGAAGGATGAAACTTTAGAAAAAGATAAAACAGATCAAAATGCAACATCGGAAGGAGAAATAACTGAAAATAATGTCGCAACTTTGGATAATGAAGGTGAAATAACTGAGCAGAATATTGAAGATGAATCATCCAATCAGAATGTCGAAACTTCGGAAACATCGCAAACTGATTTCAATATGGCTGAAGATAATATGGAGTCAAATGTAATCGATGATATAGCTGATGATGATTTAGAAGATTTCTAA
- the LOC112046090 gene encoding uncharacterized protein LOC112046090 isoform X3 produces MLLVIHNLPYHMRFCDVKAFIEEKCGLKEVILDKFANEGLNKRVTVGLADEGDAALLVRRLNGLFVDGYQLYVEDVRQSKSSEQPYRPPENPHVQKVMPTQPAQYEQPSQTASASMSSMMAMPLAYSNLPFYMSPVQSTYTGYDNQASQMLYNPQKQPFYQTHQQPRVENQWNPQPAYANYPEQSQRSPVADRGSSEGPGPQWGEKRDARMSPMRNEQTQFDWHDRDRTESSRSDRGYRRSPDREQDRSADRSSRSDKSRRNEFDRKAKHDRRDRSPRYRDEGNGGHRNDRTRHQHSSYIERSPPRDRDFGRSRRGEERPHFDDRGRNYDRSGRRERGGEIRRGADKFRDDGKFRDDDKFRDDDKFRDDDKFRDYDKFRDDDRYEPRDTRRGDQAYDQRISGKKRPYSEISPSTKYDSNKSRDGKFWDKEKVEERGFDRNDFYERSRSKRENDDAGESKINNSKPDKALEAATMKAMMKRHNGWRYQVAATLANEVIASRNKVHQSSIENYFALIKKMKACIVARIDVLLGDTICSSIKEMRDAYRMKFTSEDDLPFFNAVFEKVKYDNQDNATAGDSQDDAPPSKSGMMPPPALPSKLPSAANPRPANPPFQNRASNPTQFQPPQNLNPTPQFPPNPNPYFQNVGQTVVPRFQNRAPTSTPQFQNRAPTSTPQFQNRAPTSTPQFQNRAPIPISQLQHRGPTSTPQFRNQQPSTSHLLSTPPARFRLPVPPAKPPKPVTQPPKPTKETPTIFTTKKGIPVFNVNLMKNNKVFATKQVKKSKMLHKMEFRDEVVYETDPLVKQAIEDEVNTMLELYTARHEKHLKKSEFKVYKKIVEETTPLFKKVMTLNLTKRILNITTGLILRVFPEGNKWPNAETFRNYMVQEGVVHVKKAPKMYVITCGSFKCYDKLAAAESITVDNCKMSVKVMHVAGPRLSIREKLRASKFKMTQEARRAELGDGNGADNVVQEGSTSDQDVMIVDKEDNVVQIDDDDGDQSGNVAATRSTEVAICSPEEASLRRRIGWLLKVAQRSGMADDWAAYSDARVEFFWLFDKDNKFDDDFEDENDKEYKNYEYQNDNNKMGKNDKDKNVMDKNDEDKNGMDKNDENKGAVVKKKRKKKKRRKASLLSTSHDQVKNDEDKNVEGQNDEDKNDKDKNEMDNNDEDKNVIDKNEEAIVKKNRKNASLLKHDEEKNDEDKNDKGKSEMDNNDEDNNEMAKKDQNKGDIVKKKKKKKKKRKNAIGKGPIKSGDDEKNVESSEKQAETTEHDGETEQNVSASEQEGVKDGDNDETEEDTNEQKDETSEKDDVVQEGRTSDQADVVIVDKEDNVVKVDDDGDQSGNVAATKSTLVSNPMVIRSQNEALIGRHLKTLFKTAKKSGLPDDWAAYTKAKNKLMPYFFKGESVDDKDLIKLIRQLAADDETNVESSEKQADTTERDGETEQNVSASEQGAVTAGDNDKTLETKDETTEQKDETLEKDKTDQNATSEGEITENNVATLDNEGEITEQNIEDESSNQNVETSETSQTDFNMAEDNMESNVIDDIADDDLEDF; encoded by the exons aGCTCTGAACAACCCTACCGTCCACCAGAAAACCCCCATGTTCAAAAAGTTATGCCAACACAACCAGCCCAGTATGAGCAGCCGTCACAAACAGCAAGTGCATCCATGTCTAGCATGATGGCCATGCCATTGGCGTACAGCAATCTGCCATTTTACATGTCTCCTGTACAG AGCACATATACAGGCTACGACAATCAAGCTTCACAAATGCTGTATAACCCTCAAAAGCAACCATTCTACCAGACTCATCAACAACCTAGAGTAGAAAACCAATGGAACCCACAACCGGCATATGCCAATTACCCGGAACAGTCTCAGCGCTCACCTGTCGCTGATCGGGGCTCCTCTGAAGGTCCCGGACCGCAATGGGGAGAGAAACGAGATGCTCGTATGTCCCCTATGCGGAACGAACAGACCCAATTCGATTGGCATGACAGAGATCGAACTGAATCCTCTAGAAGCGATCGAGGCTATCGGCGATCTCCTGATCGAGAACAGGACAGATCTGCTGATAGATCCTCACGATCAGACAAGTCTAGACGGAACGAGTTCGATAGAAAAGCGAAACATGACCGTCGTGATCGCTCGCCTCGATATCGCGACGAGGGCAATGGCGGTCATCGCAACGACCGCACAAGGCACCAACATTCCTCATACATAGAACGATCTCCTCCGCGTGACCGAGACTTCGGAAGAAGTAGACGCGGTGAAGAGCGGCCACATTTCGATGATCGCGGACGTAATTACGATAGAAGTGGTCGCCGTGAACGAGGTGGCGAGATAAGACGTGGTGCGGACAAATTCCGTGATGACGGCAAATTCCGTGATGATGACAAATTCCGTGATGACGACAAATTCCGTGATGACGACAAATTCCGTGATTACGACAAATTCCGTGATGACGACAGATACGAGCCACGCGATACTAGACGCGGTGACCAGGCTTACGATCAGCGTATATCGGGTAAGAAGAGACCCTATTCAGAAATTTCCCCGTCAACTAAATACGATTCTAATAAATCCAGGGATGGTAAATTTTGGGACAAAGAAAAAGTTGAAGAACGTGGATTCGATCGCAATGATTTCTATGAACGTTCACGATCGAAACGGGAGAACGACGATGCCGGCGagtctaaaataaataactcaaaACCAGACAAAGCTTTGGAGGCAGCGACAATGAAGGCCATGATGAAAAGACATAACGGCTGGCGTTACCAGGTCGCTGCCACGCTGGCGAATGAAGTTATAGCAAGTAGAAACAAGGTTCATCAGAGCAGCATTGAGAACTATTTTGCCTTAATAAAAAAGATGAAAGCGTGCATCGTGGCCCGCATAGACGTCCTCTTGGGAGATACGATTTGTTCCTCGATAAAGGAAATGAGAGATGCGTATCGTATGAAATTCACTTCCGAAGATGATCTTCCGTTCTTCAACGCAGTCTTCGAGAAGGTTAAATATGATAATCAAGACAATGCAACGGCAG GTGACAGTCAGGATGATGCACCCCCAAGCAAAAGCGGTATGATGCCGCCTCCAGCGCTGCCCAGCAAATTACCGAGCGCTGCGAATCCAC GTCCAGCAAATCCGCCATTCCAGAACAGGGCATCAAACCCTACTCAATTCCAGCCTCCTCAAAACCTCAATCCAACACCACAGTTCCCTCCTAATCCAAATCCATATTTCCAAAATGTAGGACAGACTGTTGTTCCGAGATTCCAGAACAGAGCACCGACCTCAACTCCCCAATTCCAGAACAGAGCACCGACTTCAACTCCCCAATTCCAGAACAGAGCACCGACCTCAACTCCCCAATTCCAGAACAGAGCTCCGATCCCAATTTCCCAATTGCAGCACAGAGGGCCGACATCAACTCCCCAATTCCGGAACCAACAGCCGTCAACTTCTCACTTGCTTTCCACGCCACCTGCCCGCTTCAGGCTACCGGTGCCACCCGCAAAGCCACCCAAGCCAGTTACCCAGCCACCCAAACCAACGAAGGAAACTCCGACCATCTTCACAACAAAGAAAGGCATTCCTGTATTCAATGTCAATCTAATGAAGAATAATAAAGTGTTTG ctACAAAGCAAGTAAAGA AATCTAAAATGTTGCATAAGATGGAATTCAGAGATGAGGTGGTGTATGAGACGGACCCCCTGGTGAAGCAGGCTATAGAAGATGAGGTCAACACAATGCTGGAATTG TACACGGCTCGCCATGAGAAACACTTGAAGAAATCGGAATTTAAAGTCTACAAGAAAATTGTCGAAGAAACAACGCCTCTTTTTAAAAAG GTAATGACCCTGAACTTGACGAAGCGCATCCTCAACATCACCACGGGCCTCATCCTGCGCGTGTTCCCCGAGGGCAACAAGTGGCCCAACGCAGAGACCTTCAGGAACTACATGGTACAAGAGGGCGTCGTCCACGTGAAGAAGGCCCCGAAGATGTACGTAATCACGTGCGGCAGCTTCAAGTGTTACGACAAACTGGCGGCGGCGGAGTCCATCACTGTTG ATAATTGCAAGATGAGTGTAAAAGTGATGCACGTGGCGGGCCCGAGGCTGAGCATCAGGGAGAAGCTGCGCGCGTCTAAGTTCAAGATGACGCAGGAGGCGCGCCGCGCTGAGCTCGGCGATGGGAATGGTGCAG ATAATGTAGTCCAGGAGGGAAGCACTAGTGATCAGGACGTGATGATTGTCGATAAAGAAGACAATGTCGTTCAgatcgatgatgatgatggtgatcagTCGGGTAATGTTGCAG CAACCAGAAGCACCGAAGTGGCGATTTGCTCGCCGGAGGAGGCTTCGCTGCGGCGGCGCATCGGATGGCTGCTGAAGGTCGCCCAGAGGTCAGGCATGGCCGACGACTGGGCCGCGTACTCTGACGCCAGAGTAGAGTTCTTTTGGTTATTCGATAAGGATAATAAATTTG ATGACGACTTTGAGGATGAGAATGACAAGGAGTATAAAAATTACGAGTATCAGAATGACAATAATAAGATGGGCAAGAATGATAAGGATAAAAATGTAATGGACAAGAATGATGAGGATAAGAATGGAATGGACAAGAATGACGAGAATAAAGGAGCTGTAGTAAAGAAGAAGAGGAAAAAGAAAAAACGCAGAAAGG CGAGTCTGTTAAGTACCAGTCATGACCAGGTAAAGAATGACGAGGACAAGAATGTCGAGGGACAGAATGACGAGGACAAAAATGACAAGGATAAGAATGAAATGGACAATAATGATGAGGATAAAAATGTAATAGACAAGAATGAGGAAGCTATAGTAAAGAAGAATCGCAAAAATg CGAGTCTGTTAAAACATGACGAGGAAAAGAATGACGAGGACAAAAATGACAAGGGTAAAAGTGAGATGGACAACAATGATGAGGATAATAATGAAATGGCCAAGAAAGACCAGAATAAGGGAGACATagtaaagaagaagaagaagaaaaagaaaaaacgcAAAAATG CTATCGGAAAAGGTCCGATAAAGTCGggtgatgatgaaaaaaatgttgAGTCATCTGAGAAACAAGCCGAAACAACTGAACACGATGGTGAAACAGAACAGAATGTCTCTGCTTCAGAACAGGAAGGCGTAAAAGATGGTGACAATGATGAAACAGAAGAAGATACAAATGAACAGAAGGATGAAACTTCAGAAAAAG atGATGTAGTCCAGGAGGGAAGAACAAGTGATCAGGCGGATGTCGTGATTGTCGATAAAGAAGACAATGTCGTTAAGgtcgatgatgatggtgatcagTCGGGTAATGTTGCAG CGACCAAGAGCACCTTAGTGAGCAACCCGATGGTGATTCGCTCGCAAAATGAGGCGTTAATAGGGCGGCATCTCAAGACACTGTTCAAGACCGCCAAGAAGTCAGGCCTGCCCGACGACTGGGCCGCCTATACTAAGGCCAAAAACAAGCTCATGCCATATTTCTTTAAGGGTGAATCAG tTGACGACAAAGATCTGATAAAGTTGATCAGGCAACTCGCAGCTGATGATGAAACTAATGTTGAGTCATCTGAGAAACAAGCCGATACAACTGAACGCGATGGTGAAACAGAACAGAATGTCTCTGCCTCAGAACAGGGAGCCGTAACAGCTGGTGACAATGATAAAACATTAGAAACAAAAGATGAAACAACTGAACAGAAGGATGAAACTTTAGAAAAAGATAAAACAGATCAAAATGCAACATCGGAAGGAGAAATAACTGAAAATAATGTCGCAACTTTGGATAATGAAGGTGAAATAACTGAGCAGAATATTGAAGATGAATCATCCAATCAGAATGTCGAAACTTCGGAAACATCGCAAACTGATTTCAATATGGCTGAAGATAATATGGAGTCAAATGTAATCGATGATATAGCTGATGATGATTTAGAAGATTTCTAA